In a genomic window of Thiolapillus brandeum:
- a CDS encoding GGDEF domain-containing protein, with protein MEETTDHKASELRQRLMELDGQSTEYIDTSILLAKQLFPTDPHESLSIAQRAIALSHSLGYQEGIARAHTIAGHAQISLSNYKLARESAKKAIPVFETLNDKHGLLDARNLLGISYNTSGQFDQALDIFLTNTRLAEACGDETMLGKSLNNVACIMHDQGNYSGALDYYQRSYRCALDSGNTREVGISLINMGVTQIELGNHREAFNYLMRSLDKISHVPEIHARAMHNLSRYHQGLNNLSQARDFAAQSLAKFEGIHNIHGIIETLSSLGEILVLMGEPKQAEACFLKAIVIARQKNENTGVAHNQLLLGRLHRQAGKSSLAISELRKVLTLGDNYKTYTYEAHLELSMAYEDRQDYRKALEHHKMFMESKNRVLTEQVEQRIASMHVNFQLEQAERETELLRKKNAELAEANRKLKELMAVQKKLDAQKSRLVKQLESYANTDSLTGLFNRRYLNKSFSREFKQAQESNTPLCVLIGDLDNFKQINDRYSHETGDTVLSRVSDIIRNNIREMDVLSRYGGEEFVLVMPDTTMEDAVHISRRLKNLIESNDWESIQPGLGVTISLGLSSNTDSGDPEAMLASADKKLYSAKRMGKNQLCF; from the coding sequence ATGGAAGAAACGACGGACCACAAGGCCTCTGAACTGCGGCAACGCTTGATGGAACTTGACGGTCAAAGCACCGAATACATCGATACAAGCATTCTACTGGCCAAACAGCTGTTCCCCACAGATCCTCATGAAAGCCTTTCTATTGCACAACGCGCCATTGCCCTTTCTCACTCTCTTGGATACCAGGAAGGCATTGCCAGAGCCCATACCATTGCCGGTCATGCCCAGATCAGCCTATCCAACTATAAACTGGCCCGGGAGTCCGCCAAGAAGGCAATCCCTGTCTTCGAGACGCTGAATGACAAACATGGGCTTCTCGATGCAAGAAACCTTTTGGGAATCAGTTACAACACTTCCGGACAGTTCGACCAGGCCCTTGATATCTTTCTGACCAATACCAGACTGGCCGAGGCTTGTGGTGATGAGACCATGCTCGGAAAGTCCCTGAACAATGTTGCCTGCATCATGCACGACCAGGGCAACTATAGCGGCGCTCTGGACTATTACCAGCGCAGTTACCGTTGCGCCCTGGACAGTGGCAATACCCGGGAAGTGGGAATATCCCTGATCAACATGGGCGTCACTCAGATCGAGCTTGGCAATCACAGGGAAGCCTTCAACTACCTGATGAGGAGCCTGGACAAGATCAGCCATGTACCAGAGATCCATGCCCGGGCCATGCACAATCTTTCCCGCTACCACCAGGGCTTGAACAACCTTTCCCAGGCGCGGGATTTTGCTGCGCAGAGTCTGGCCAAGTTTGAAGGGATCCACAATATCCACGGCATCATCGAAACCTTGAGCAGCCTGGGCGAAATACTCGTATTGATGGGCGAACCGAAGCAGGCTGAGGCCTGTTTCCTGAAAGCCATTGTTATTGCCCGGCAAAAGAATGAAAACACCGGGGTCGCCCACAACCAGTTGTTGCTGGGGCGCCTGCACCGCCAGGCCGGGAAATCCAGCCTGGCCATTTCCGAATTAAGGAAAGTGCTCACTCTGGGCGACAACTACAAGACCTATACCTACGAAGCCCACCTGGAGCTTTCAATGGCCTATGAGGACAGGCAGGACTACCGGAAGGCTCTTGAGCATCACAAAATGTTCATGGAAAGCAAAAACAGGGTATTGACCGAGCAGGTGGAACAGCGCATTGCGAGCATGCATGTAAACTTCCAACTCGAGCAGGCAGAAAGAGAAACTGAACTTCTGCGCAAGAAGAATGCAGAACTTGCCGAAGCCAACAGAAAACTCAAGGAACTGATGGCTGTCCAGAAAAAACTGGATGCGCAGAAATCCAGGCTTGTGAAACAACTGGAGTCCTACGCAAACACCGACTCCCTCACCGGGCTTTTCAACCGGCGCTATCTCAATAAGAGCTTTTCCCGGGAATTCAAACAGGCACAGGAAAGCAATACACCACTATGTGTGCTCATTGGTGACCTGGACAATTTCAAACAGATCAATGACCGGTATTCGCATGAAACCGGCGATACGGTTCTTTCCAGAGTGTCCGATATTATTCGCAACAATATTCGGGAAATGGACGTGCTTTCGCGATATGGCGGTGAGGAGTTCGTGCTGGTGATGCCCGACACCACCATGGAGGACGCGGTACACATCAGCAGGCGCCTGAAAAATCTGATCGAAAGCAATGATTGGGAATCCATCCAGCCCGGACTCGGCGTCACCATCAGTCTCGGCCTGAGCAGCAATACAGACTCCGGGGACCCTGAAGCCATGCTCGCTTCGGCTGACAAAAAGCTCTATTCCGCCAAGCGCATGGGCAAGAATCAGCTCTGCTTTTGA
- the mfd gene encoding transcription-repair coupling factor, translating into MNSTTEQNISPMAPLLPAKAGQRLQWGRCLGASLELAIARTARQWQGMVVVITPDVQEASRLEQQLSFFLKEGKLPILHFPDWETLPYDLFSPLPELVSQRLFTLHQLQKTQQGILIVPAATAQQRILPPEYLDAHSLALDTGDTLQLEPFRLRLERAGYHCVSQVMAHGEFAVRGSLLDLFPMGAPRPYRIDLFDDEIDSIRLFNPETQRSEEKVDGIRLLPAREFPVDEAAIKRFRRQYRNQFEGDPQSSLIYREVSEGNFPGGLEYYLPLFYEETATLFDYLGEDTLIIHGDELPQDADHFYTQVEERYEQRRHDIERPLLPPSQLYLDSDSLVHHIKAHAGISWRRGSVDERRKGFTGWCNFDTRALPPLAIQARASRPAGLLEDYLGSSERPVLFTAESSGRREHLQDTLAGFGLRPRQVGSFQEFLELAPALAITVAPLEEGLELGQPPLAIVPETLLLGERVRQVRKRRKAGPDADQVVRNLAELQLGSPVVHEDHGVGRYLGLQHLDVGGMSMEFLTLEYARGDKLYVPVSSLHLISRYTGATEENAPLHRLGSDQWEKARRKAAQKVRDAAAELLEIYARREARQGYPFPAAEEEYRQFASEFEFEETPDQERAIEEVISDMISPRPMDRVVCGDVGFGKTEVAMRAAFLATQGGKQVAVLVPTTLLAQQHYENFADRFADWPVKIAALSRFNSTREVNATLKGLENGTVDIVVGTHKILSQGIAFKDLGLVIIDEEHRFGVRHKERLKALRAEVDILTLTATPIPRTLNMAMSGMRDLSVIATPPAKRQPIKTFVQQWNDVTISEACQRELQRGGQVYVLHNDVSSIERMVADMEKLVPGARVDFAHGQMRERELERIMRDFYHQRFNILVATTIIESGIDVPTANTIIINRADKLGLAQLHQLRGRVGRSHHRAYAYLITPPPKAMTRDAVKRLQALESLEDLGAGFTLATHDLEIRGAGELLGEDQSGQIHEVGFTLYTQMLERAVRAIREGRQPELDRPLDHGTEIDLNLPALLPEDYLPDVHIRLIQYKRIASAASREELRELRVEMIDRFGLLPEQAKNLFDITELKLDVQPLGIRKIEAGPLGGKIHFDGQPAIDPARIIHLIQTRPRQFKLDGSDKLKFFAELEEPETRVEKLRGILGMLR; encoded by the coding sequence ATGAATTCCACCACCGAACAAAATATCTCGCCCATGGCCCCACTGCTACCGGCCAAGGCCGGTCAACGCCTGCAATGGGGCCGCTGCCTGGGCGCCAGCCTGGAGCTGGCCATTGCCCGCACCGCCCGCCAGTGGCAGGGCATGGTGGTGGTCATCACCCCGGATGTACAGGAGGCCAGCCGCCTGGAACAGCAACTGAGTTTCTTCCTCAAGGAAGGAAAGTTGCCCATCCTGCATTTTCCTGACTGGGAGACCCTGCCCTACGACCTGTTTTCCCCCCTGCCGGAACTGGTCTCCCAGCGCCTGTTCACCCTGCACCAGTTACAAAAGACACAGCAGGGCATTCTTATCGTTCCCGCCGCCACCGCCCAGCAGCGCATCCTGCCACCGGAGTATCTGGATGCTCACAGCCTGGCCCTGGACACGGGCGACACCCTGCAACTGGAACCCTTCCGGCTGCGTCTGGAACGGGCCGGTTACCACTGCGTCTCCCAGGTCATGGCGCATGGCGAATTTGCCGTGCGCGGTTCCCTTCTGGACCTGTTTCCCATGGGTGCTCCGCGCCCCTATCGCATCGACCTGTTCGACGATGAAATCGACAGCATCCGCCTGTTCAATCCGGAAACCCAACGCTCCGAAGAAAAGGTGGACGGCATCCGCCTGCTGCCCGCCCGGGAATTTCCCGTGGACGAAGCCGCCATCAAGCGTTTTCGCCGCCAGTATCGCAACCAGTTTGAAGGTGATCCCCAGTCCAGCCTCATCTACCGGGAAGTGAGTGAAGGCAACTTTCCCGGAGGCCTGGAATACTACCTTCCCCTGTTCTACGAGGAGACCGCCACCCTGTTCGACTACCTGGGAGAGGACACCCTGATCATCCACGGCGATGAACTGCCCCAGGATGCCGACCATTTCTATACCCAGGTGGAAGAACGCTACGAACAGCGCCGCCACGATATCGAACGCCCCTTGCTGCCCCCATCACAGCTTTATCTGGACAGCGATTCCCTGGTGCACCACATCAAGGCCCATGCCGGCATCAGCTGGCGCCGGGGCAGCGTGGATGAACGGCGCAAGGGCTTCACGGGATGGTGCAATTTCGACACCCGGGCACTTCCTCCCCTGGCCATACAGGCCCGGGCCAGCCGCCCCGCCGGGTTGCTGGAAGACTATCTGGGCAGCAGTGAACGCCCGGTGCTGTTTACCGCGGAGAGCTCGGGACGCCGGGAGCATCTGCAGGACACTCTGGCAGGATTCGGCTTGCGGCCCCGGCAGGTGGGAAGTTTTCAGGAGTTCCTGGAGCTGGCCCCCGCCCTGGCCATTACTGTAGCGCCCCTCGAAGAAGGACTGGAGCTGGGTCAACCGCCTTTGGCCATCGTCCCCGAGACCCTGCTCCTGGGCGAGCGGGTGCGCCAGGTTCGCAAGCGGCGCAAGGCCGGGCCGGATGCCGACCAGGTGGTGCGCAACCTGGCGGAACTGCAGCTCGGCTCCCCCGTGGTGCATGAAGATCATGGCGTGGGCCGCTACCTGGGATTGCAACACCTGGATGTGGGGGGCATGTCCATGGAATTCCTCACCCTGGAATACGCCCGGGGTGACAAATTGTATGTGCCGGTATCCTCCCTGCATCTCATCAGCCGTTATACCGGCGCCACGGAAGAGAACGCTCCCCTGCACCGCCTGGGCAGCGACCAGTGGGAAAAGGCGCGCAGGAAAGCCGCTCAAAAAGTCCGCGATGCGGCTGCCGAGCTGCTGGAGATCTATGCCCGCCGGGAAGCCCGCCAGGGCTACCCCTTCCCCGCTGCAGAAGAAGAATACCGCCAGTTCGCTTCGGAATTCGAATTCGAGGAAACCCCGGATCAGGAACGGGCCATAGAAGAAGTCATCAGCGACATGATCTCACCCCGGCCCATGGACCGGGTGGTGTGCGGCGACGTGGGTTTCGGCAAGACCGAGGTAGCCATGCGCGCCGCCTTCCTGGCCACCCAGGGCGGCAAGCAGGTAGCGGTGCTGGTGCCCACCACCCTGCTGGCCCAGCAGCACTACGAAAACTTCGCCGACCGCTTTGCCGACTGGCCGGTGAAAATCGCCGCCCTGTCCCGCTTCAACTCCACCCGGGAAGTCAACGCCACCCTCAAGGGCCTGGAGAACGGCACGGTGGATATCGTGGTGGGCACCCACAAGATTCTCAGCCAGGGCATCGCCTTCAAGGACCTGGGACTGGTGATCATCGACGAGGAACACCGCTTCGGCGTGCGCCACAAGGAGCGCCTCAAGGCCCTGCGCGCTGAGGTGGACATTCTCACCCTCACCGCCACTCCCATTCCCCGCACCCTGAACATGGCCATGTCCGGCATGCGCGACCTGTCCGTCATCGCCACGCCGCCGGCCAAGCGCCAGCCCATCAAGACTTTCGTTCAGCAATGGAATGATGTAACCATCAGCGAAGCCTGCCAGCGGGAGCTGCAACGCGGTGGCCAGGTCTATGTATTGCACAATGACGTCAGCAGCATCGAACGCATGGTCGCCGACATGGAAAAGCTGGTGCCCGGCGCCCGGGTGGATTTCGCCCACGGACAGATGCGCGAACGCGAGCTGGAACGCATCATGCGCGACTTCTACCATCAGCGCTTCAACATCCTGGTGGCCACCACCATCATCGAAAGCGGCATCGACGTGCCCACGGCCAACACCATCATCATCAACCGTGCTGACAAACTGGGCCTGGCCCAACTGCACCAGCTGCGTGGCCGGGTGGGTCGCTCCCACCACCGGGCCTATGCCTATCTCATCACCCCGCCGCCCAAGGCCATGACCAGGGACGCGGTGAAACGGCTACAGGCCCTGGAATCCCTGGAAGACCTGGGCGCGGGTTTCACCCTGGCCACCCACGACCTGGAGATCCGTGGCGCGGGCGAACTCCTGGGCGAAGATCAGAGCGGCCAGATCCACGAAGTGGGCTTTACCCTCTACACCCAGATGCTGGAGCGAGCCGTACGCGCCATCCGTGAAGGCCGGCAGCCGGAGCTGGACCGCCCGTTGGATCACGGCACGGAAATCGATCTCAACCTGCCCGCCCTGCTTCCCGAGGACTACTTGCCCGATGTGCACATCCGCCTGATCCAGTACAAGCGCATCGCCTCCGCCGCCAGCAGGGAAGAACTGCGGGAGCTGCGGGTGGAAATGATCGACCGCTTCGGCCTGTTGCCGGAACAGGCAAAGAACCTGTTCGATATCACCGAACTCAAGCTGGACGTCCAGCCCCTAGGCATCCGCAAGATCGAAGCCGGTCCCCTGGGCGGCAAGATCCACTTCGACGGACAACCCGCCATCGACCCGGCACGCATCATCCACCTGATACAAACCCGGCCCCGGCAGTTCAAGCTGGATGGCAGTGACAAGCTGAAATTCTTTGCCGAACTGGAAGAACCCGAAACCCGGGTAGAGAAGCTGCGGGGAATACTGGGGATGCTGCGTTAA
- a CDS encoding efflux RND transporter permease subunit translates to MSNRFIRWILRHPWLVILASLLLIALAASGARYLGFSNDYRMFFSEENPQLQAFESMQNTYTKTDNVLFVISPKDGDVFTPKTLETVEWLTKEAWQIPYSLRVDSISNYQHTEAEEDDLLVADLVENARQLSPGQLEKIRDVALNEPLLRNRLISPDGAHTGINVTVQLPEKKPNEVPEVADFAYKLAQRAIQQNPDVEVRVTGLVAMNATFPKMAQQDMQTLYPLMLLIILVTMAFMLHSISGVLVSMLVLLMSVVSTLGLTGWLGIQMSPPTTTAPVMVMTLAVADCIHIISLFLQGLRKGERREEAMLESLRLNLGPVFLTSITTAIGFLSLNFSDAPPFRDLGNMAAMGVMVAWMLSMTFLPAAMMILPVRPGKRHTRGQGSMEKLGEFVIRQRKPLFWGMTALILLLISQVPRNHLNDEFIKYFSENVPFRVDTDFAVDHLTGIYLLEFSLPAAGEGKISDPEYLRHVDAFANWLRTQPEVLHVNTYTDIMKRLNKNLHGDDPAWYKLPDNPELAAQYLLLYEFSLPFGLDLNNQINVKKSATKLTASLKSISSETLLALERRAEAWLAANTPDYMHVQAASPSLMFADIGHRNIRAMLKGTTAALIVISLILMVALRSFRIGLLSLIPNLVPIGMAFGLWGIFVGQVGLALSVVSGMTMGIVVDDTVHFLSKYLRARREQGLGSEDAVRYAFHTVGTPLLVTTVVLMLGFGVLALSDFELNAGMGLLTAITIGLALLADFLYLPPLLMQFGESRK, encoded by the coding sequence ATGAGCAACCGTTTCATACGCTGGATTCTGCGTCATCCCTGGCTGGTAATCCTTGCTTCCCTATTGCTCATTGCCCTGGCGGCATCCGGCGCCCGATATTTGGGCTTCAGCAATGATTACCGCATGTTCTTCAGTGAGGAAAATCCTCAGCTCCAGGCCTTTGAGTCCATGCAGAACACCTACACCAAGACGGACAATGTGCTGTTCGTGATTTCACCCAAAGATGGCGATGTGTTCACGCCGAAAACCCTGGAAACCGTGGAGTGGCTGACGAAAGAAGCCTGGCAGATTCCCTATTCCCTGCGCGTGGATTCCATCAGCAACTACCAGCATACGGAGGCCGAGGAAGACGATCTGCTGGTGGCGGATCTGGTGGAAAATGCCCGGCAGCTATCCCCCGGGCAGCTGGAAAAGATCCGCGATGTGGCCCTGAACGAGCCTCTGCTGCGCAACCGGCTGATATCCCCCGATGGTGCCCATACGGGCATCAATGTCACCGTGCAGTTGCCGGAAAAGAAGCCGAATGAAGTGCCGGAAGTGGCTGATTTTGCCTACAAACTTGCTCAGCGCGCGATACAGCAGAACCCGGATGTGGAAGTCCGTGTGACCGGCCTGGTGGCGATGAATGCCACTTTCCCGAAGATGGCCCAGCAGGACATGCAGACCCTTTATCCGCTGATGTTGCTGATCATATTGGTAACCATGGCCTTTATGCTGCATTCCATTTCCGGTGTGCTGGTATCCATGCTGGTGTTGCTCATGTCCGTGGTCAGCACGCTGGGGTTGACGGGATGGCTGGGCATCCAGATGAGTCCACCCACCACTACGGCTCCGGTTATGGTCATGACGCTGGCGGTGGCCGATTGCATACATATCATCTCGCTATTCCTTCAGGGATTGCGCAAGGGCGAGCGCCGTGAGGAGGCCATGCTGGAGAGCCTGCGCCTGAACCTGGGGCCGGTATTCCTGACCTCCATTACCACAGCCATCGGTTTTCTCAGTCTCAATTTCAGCGATGCGCCGCCATTCCGTGACTTGGGCAATATGGCGGCCATGGGCGTCATGGTGGCCTGGATGCTGTCCATGACATTCCTGCCCGCAGCCATGATGATTTTGCCCGTGCGTCCCGGAAAACGCCACACCCGGGGCCAGGGGAGCATGGAGAAACTGGGGGAATTCGTGATTCGCCAGCGCAAACCCCTGTTCTGGGGCATGACGGCACTCATTCTGCTGCTCATCAGCCAGGTTCCCCGCAACCATCTCAATGACGAGTTCATAAAATATTTTAGCGAGAACGTGCCTTTTCGCGTGGATACGGATTTCGCCGTGGATCATCTTACGGGCATCTATCTGCTGGAGTTTTCCCTGCCGGCCGCCGGTGAGGGTAAGATTTCCGATCCTGAATACCTGCGCCATGTGGATGCCTTCGCCAACTGGCTGCGTACCCAGCCGGAGGTGTTGCACGTCAATACCTATACGGACATCATGAAGCGCCTGAACAAGAATCTTCATGGGGATGACCCTGCCTGGTACAAGTTGCCGGACAATCCGGAGCTGGCGGCGCAATATCTGCTGCTGTATGAGTTTTCCCTGCCTTTTGGCCTGGATCTGAACAATCAGATCAATGTGAAGAAATCCGCCACCAAGCTCACCGCCAGCCTGAAGAGTATCTCATCGGAAACCCTGCTGGCTCTGGAGCGCCGCGCCGAGGCCTGGCTGGCAGCCAATACGCCGGACTACATGCATGTGCAGGCGGCCAGTCCGTCCCTGATGTTTGCGGATATTGGTCACCGCAACATCCGCGCCATGCTCAAGGGAACCACTGCCGCCCTGATCGTTATTTCACTGATCCTCATGGTGGCTTTGCGCTCCTTCCGTATCGGGTTGCTGAGCCTGATTCCCAACCTGGTGCCCATCGGCATGGCCTTTGGCCTGTGGGGCATCTTTGTGGGGCAGGTGGGGCTGGCCCTGTCCGTGGTCAGCGGCATGACCATGGGTATCGTGGTGGACGACACCGTACATTTTCTGAGCAAGTACCTGCGCGCCCGGCGTGAACAGGGGCTGGGGAGTGAGGATGCGGTGCGCTATGCTTTCCATACCGTGGGCACGCCCCTGCTGGTGACGACTGTCGTGCTCATGCTGGGCTTTGGTGTCCTGGCCCTGTCAGATTTTGAACTGAATGCCGGCATGGGTCTGCTCACTGCGATTACCATCGGTCTGGCCTTGCTGGCGGACTTCCTCTATCTGCCACCATTGCTGATGCAATTTGGAGAATCACGAAAATGA
- a CDS encoding anthranilate phosphoribosyltransferase, which yields MTVAETTEAHLLMRSIIQRVATGPELSKDISLEEARDGTAAILRGQIDPVQAAIFFIALRMKRESHDEFKGVLDGIRELVDGVSADVDHVVDMADPYDGYNRTLPAAPFLPPLLAECGLHPVSHGLDAVGPKYGVTHRHVLEAAGADVTLNTTQAAARLNDHETGWAYVDQANYCKPLHDLIPLRTQMIKRQVLTTVEVLAKPITGRTATHFVSGYVHKPYPPIYAMLARHVGFDSALLIRGVEGGIIPSLRQDGKYFSYHDRGEEIGVDIHPDMLGISQTLRAVPLPEDLPKTSRPGDEIAIAVDIKDTAIAAAEAGMAALNGKRGATYDSLVYTGALILKHMGMYDNLGEAGEAVRAVLDSGKAANRVK from the coding sequence ATGACCGTCGCGGAAACTACTGAAGCACACCTGCTCATGCGATCCATCATTCAACGGGTGGCTACCGGTCCGGAACTGTCCAAAGACATCAGCCTGGAAGAAGCCCGGGACGGCACAGCAGCCATCCTGCGCGGACAGATCGATCCGGTTCAGGCAGCCATTTTCTTTATTGCCCTGCGCATGAAACGCGAATCCCACGACGAATTCAAGGGCGTACTCGATGGCATTCGCGAACTGGTGGATGGGGTCAGCGCCGATGTGGATCATGTTGTCGACATGGCTGATCCCTACGATGGTTACAACCGCACTCTTCCCGCAGCTCCCTTCCTACCACCCCTGCTGGCGGAATGCGGCCTGCACCCGGTTTCCCACGGCCTGGATGCTGTGGGCCCGAAATACGGGGTAACTCACCGGCATGTACTCGAAGCAGCCGGGGCCGATGTTACCCTCAATACCACACAAGCTGCCGCACGTCTGAACGACCACGAAACCGGCTGGGCCTATGTTGACCAGGCCAACTACTGCAAGCCTCTGCATGATCTCATCCCTCTGCGCACCCAAATGATCAAACGTCAGGTACTCACCACCGTGGAAGTCCTGGCCAAGCCCATCACCGGTCGTACCGCCACCCACTTCGTAAGCGGTTATGTACACAAACCCTACCCTCCCATCTATGCCATGCTGGCCCGTCATGTGGGCTTCGATTCCGCTCTGCTCATCCGCGGCGTGGAAGGTGGCATCATCCCTTCCCTGCGCCAGGATGGAAAATACTTCAGCTACCATGATCGGGGTGAGGAGATTGGTGTAGACATCCACCCGGATATGCTGGGCATCAGCCAGACCCTGCGCGCCGTACCCCTGCCTGAGGATCTCCCCAAAACCAGCCGCCCCGGAGATGAAATTGCCATTGCCGTCGATATCAAGGACACGGCCATTGCCGCAGCAGAGGCCGGTATGGCCGCCCTCAACGGTAAACGGGGGGCAACCTATGATTCCCTGGTTTACACCGGCGCCCTGATTCTCAAACATATGGGCATGTACGATAACCTTGGAGAGGCGGGCGAAGCCGTTCGGGCAGTGCTGGACTCCGGCAAGGCCGCCAACCGGGTGAAATGA
- a CDS encoding outer membrane lipoprotein-sorting protein — protein sequence MKKLLFVLLILLAFPALAETPEEKGLSIAREVDARDMGWGDFQASMSMLLKNRHGEESLRQMRVKGLEVENDGDKSLIVFDQPRDVKGTALLTFSHKVKDDDQWLYLPALKRVKRIASRNKSGPFMGSEFAFEDLASQEVEKYTYKFIRDDELDGRPVFVMERYPVSKYSGYTRQLAWIDKERYIPLKIEFYDRKNALLKVLVFRGYQKYLDKYWRADEMFMDNKQTGKSTLLTWKDYKFRTGLKDSDFTRNSLKRIR from the coding sequence ATGAAAAAACTGTTGTTCGTCTTGCTGATTTTGTTGGCATTTCCTGCACTGGCGGAAACGCCGGAAGAAAAGGGCCTTTCCATTGCCCGGGAAGTGGATGCCCGGGATATGGGCTGGGGAGATTTCCAGGCATCCATGAGTATGCTGCTGAAGAACCGCCACGGTGAGGAAAGCCTGCGCCAGATGCGGGTAAAGGGCCTGGAAGTGGAAAATGACGGAGACAAGAGCCTCATCGTCTTCGATCAGCCCCGGGATGTGAAAGGCACGGCGCTGCTGACCTTTTCCCACAAGGTCAAGGATGACGACCAGTGGCTCTACCTGCCCGCTCTCAAGCGGGTGAAGCGCATCGCCTCGCGCAACAAATCCGGCCCCTTCATGGGCAGTGAATTCGCCTTCGAGGATCTGGCTTCCCAGGAAGTGGAAAAATACACTTACAAGTTCATTCGTGATGATGAGTTGGATGGCAGACCCGTGTTCGTCATGGAACGCTACCCGGTGAGCAAGTATTCCGGTTACACCCGGCAATTGGCATGGATCGACAAGGAGCGCTACATTCCCCTGAAGATCGAGTTCTACGACCGCAAAAATGCCCTGCTCAAGGTGCTCGTGTTCCGGGGTTACCAGAAATATCTCGACAAGTACTGGCGGGCGGACGAGATGTTCATGGACAACAAACAGACGGGCAAGAGCACTCTGCTGACCTGGAAGGACTACAAGTTCCGCACCGGGCTCAAGGACAGCGATTTCACCCGCAACAGCCTCAAGCGGATTCGCTGA
- a CDS encoding non-heme iron oxygenase ferredoxin subunit, giving the protein MMTEQWTAIARKNELEPGQMKRVEAGGRKLLLCNADNRLYVVDEMCSHEDYSLFLGCIQGGRIKCSLHGSYFDLETGNPTSEPADTPLCTYPVKTVGEEVLVLV; this is encoded by the coding sequence ATGATGACGGAACAATGGACAGCCATTGCCCGCAAGAATGAACTCGAACCTGGTCAAATGAAGCGGGTGGAAGCCGGAGGAAGGAAACTTCTGCTGTGCAATGCCGATAACAGGCTCTACGTGGTGGACGAAATGTGCAGCCACGAAGATTATTCCCTGTTCCTCGGTTGTATTCAGGGCGGACGTATCAAGTGTTCTCTGCATGGCAGCTACTTCGATCTGGAAACCGGCAATCCCACCAGTGAGCCCGCCGACACCCCCCTGTGTACTTATCCGGTCAAAACCGTGGGTGAAGAGGTTCTGGTACTCGTGTAG